ACAACTAAGGATCATCGATGGCAAATTATTCATTGATGGAAATAGCAATACCCCATCCAATAATTTCGACGGTTCTCATATACAGTTGAGTAAGTTGAATGGAACTTTCAAAAACCTGTCATTCATTAAAGACACCATCCGGGCAGATATTGATCTTTCTGTAAAAGACAGAAGCGGTTTTGAGTTACAAAAACTAAAAACCAAATTCCGTTTTACCCCACAGATCATGGAGCTGGCTTCATTGGATCTGCGCACAAATAAAAGTCGAATTGGCAATTATTATGCTATGAAATACACCGATTTCAATAAAGACTTCGGTGAATACATAGATAAAGTAGTGATGGAAGCCCGATTCAGAGAGGCAAAGATCAGTAGTGACGATATTGCATATTTTGCACCCGAGCTAAAAAACCTGAAAAGAAATATTGATTTAAGTGGAAACTATTTAGGTACTGTCGCTGATTTTACCGCTACAAATCTCTATTGCAGGATCGGCAACAATACAAACCTCTCCGGCACATTGAGCATGAAAGGCTTACCGGATATCAACACAACGCAGATCTCACTTACTAAAAGCGTCGTTTCTACTAATTATAATGACCTGCTAAGTTTTATCCCAGCATTAAAAGATATCCGAGATCCTAATCTTGCCGAATTAGGAAATATTATTTACAGGGGAAATTTTAATGGCACCATTCAAAACTTTGTTACATCAGGTGTATTCAGCACTGCACTAGGTGGACTTACTACTGATATTAGTTTGAAACTTCCATCTAAAGGAGAACCTAGTTATAAGGGGAAAATTGAAACAGCCAGATTTAATATTGGTAAGTTTTTAAACACCAATACACTCGGATTAGTCAATTTCAAAGGGAGTATTGAAGGAAGCAGTTTCAATATCGATCTGTTAAAAACAACACTCAACGGGACTATTGATTCATTACAGTTTAATGGATACACTTATTCAAATATTGTCACCAATGGAACTTTTCAGAAAAAATCATTTGCTGGTGAACTTGAAATAGATGATCCGAATCTAAACTTTACCAATTCTGTTGTCATTGATCTTTCAAAAGATGTTCCCAGCTTCAATATTGTGGGTGACCTTGTACAGTCTAACTTAAAAGCGCTGAACTTTGTCAAAGAGAATATTGAGATCACGGGTCTGCTTGATGCCAACTTCACGGGTACCAATATTGATAATTTTAAAGGCACTGCAAAATTCCTGAACGCATCGATCAAAGATGAAACCAATAAGATTAGTTTCGACTCTTTGAATTTGAGCTCGATTCAAAATGACAGTATCAAAATATTAAGTGTTGGCAGTAATGAATTAAAAGCCACCATAAGCGGACAATTCAGCATTCTTGAACTACCTGCAAGCATTCAGTCATTCCTCCATCACTATTATCCCGTTTATATTGCCGAGCCTAAAGTGATTCCACAGAACCAACGGTTCGACATTAAGATCAATACCAATTATATAGAGCCTTATCTACAAATATTCACAAAAGGTATCAGTGGATTCAATGATGCATCGCTTACGGGAAGTATCGACACCCGAAACAGTGACTTAAAAATATCCGCTAATATTCCTTATGGTCGCTTTGACAAGTATGGATTCAATGGTATTCAACTCGAAGGCAGAGGAAACCTGGATACGATCTCTCTGAATGGCAACATCACCACGATTACAATCAATGACAGTTTGAATTTCCCGAATACGAATCTTTCAGTGGTTGCTAAAAATGATCATTCACTTATCTCTATTAAGACCAGCGCAGATAATACTTTGAATGAAGCCAGTTTAAATGCAGATGTAGTCACGTTAGAAGATGGAGCCAGAATTCAGTTCCTACCCTCTTCGTTTGTTCTGAATACAAAAAAATGGAATCTTGAAAGAGAAGGCGAGCTAATTCTTCGGAAAAATTTTATCAAAGCAACCGACGTAAAGTTTACACAGGGCTTTCAGGAAATTCAAGTAGAAACAGAAGAAGAAGATGGCGGTAATACCAATAACCTTGTCGTGAGATTAAAAAATGTTGTTTTAGGAGACTTAACAACGCCATTCATGAAAGATCCCAGACTGGAAGGTATTACCAGCGGAGAGATCACCATGCGCGACTTTTTCGGACAATTCAATGCAGAAGCCATATTGAAGGCAGAACAATTTCGTTTCAATGATGACTCTATAGGACTTGTCAATATTAAATCAGGATATAATAGTAAGACAGGATTGATACCTTTTGATATTCAATCTGCGAATAAAGGTTTTGATTTCAGTGCGAAAGGATCCTACAATTTGAAAGATTCCATTCAACAACCACTGTACACAGATATTGACTTAAGAGATACCCGTATTCATTTATTGAACCAGTTTCTGACCGGACTATTCTCCGATTTAAAAGGACAGGCAAAAGGAAAATTATCCATTAGTGGAGATCCGAAGAATCCTACTTTATTAGGAAAAGTAAAGTTGTACAATGCCGGACTAAAAGTTGATTATACGCAAGTGTATTACACTATCGATTCAGCTAATATCAATTTTGAAGAAGATGGAATTGATTTCGGGCAATTCACGATTAAAGATCAGTATAAAAATACAGGTACTGTAAAAGGAAAATTATACGAAAGAGGGTTTAAGGATATGGCTTTTGATTTTGACCTATCCACGAATAAGTTATTATTGATAGATACAAAGCTGGAAGACAATCAACAATTTTATGGAAAAGCCATTGGCAGGGTGAGTACGTTTAGTTTAAAAGGACCGGAATCCAATGCAAGAATGACGTTGGTAGCTGAATCAACAGACAGTTCGCATATTTATATCCCTAATTCAGTTACAAGAGAAAGTGGAAGTGCAGATTTTATTGTGTTCAAAGAGTATGGAACTGAGATGGTGAACACAAAAAATAAGTCAGGATTCAATTTAACTGTTGATCTTGATCTAACAGCTACCAACAAGACAGAGATTGATGTGATCCTCGATGATCTGACCGGTGACGTAATCAAAGCAACCGGTAATGGGCGTCTGAAAATTCGTGCCGGTACAACCGAACCTTTGAGCATAAGGGGTAGGTACAATATTGAAAAGGGGAACTATGATTTCAATTTCCAGTCCTTTATCAGAAAGCCATTCGAACTGATGCCGGATGCCGGAAATTATATTGAATGGACAGGAGATCCTTTTAAAGCGGATATCCGTATTGATGCGCAGTATACAGCAGAAAGAATTGCTTTATATGATCTGGTATCGAATCTGAATTTAAGTGGTGCGGTGCAGGGTTATCGCGGGGAAGTATATGTTATTGCTGAATTGAGGGATAAGTTAACAGCACCTAAAATTCGTTTCAGACTTGACTTCCCGCAAGGTAGTCCGATCAAAAGTGATAATGAGCTGTCACAATACCTGAATCGTCTTCAGAATGATGAGAACGAAATATTAAAGCAGGTATCATTTCTGATCGTATTCAATACGTTTGCTCCACCGAGTGTTGGTAATGGAGGAGGCAATGCCGCTAATAATTCATTAACCACAATTGGAGCAAATACTTTATCACAAATATTGACGAAAGAGATCAATAAAATGTTCTCTAACTTTTTATACAAATTAACCGGTGATAAAAGTTTACGATTTGATCTCGGAACATCATGGTATAGTAATAATGAAATCACCAGCAGTGTTGCAGGTGGTACATTGAATAATAATACAATTGACCGTTCACGTGTAAACTTTAAACTGGGTAAGAGTTTCTTTCAGGATAAGATGATTGTAACATTTGGTGGTGATCTCGATTTTAATGTGAGTAACTCAGCTGCTATAAAAAATGGGAATTTTCAATGGCTCCCTGACTTGAACGTAGAGTTTATACTATCAAAAGATAGAAAGCTCAGGGCTATCCTATTCAATAAGAATAGTCTTGACATTTCCAATACCGGTGCAGGTGGTATCGGAAGAAGAAATCGGTTTGGAGCCAGTATCTCTTACAGAAAGGATTTCGATAAATTATTTGCTACCAAGCCCGACGATATTGTCTTCAAATCCGCAAAAGACACTACACAAAAAAATCCTTCGGGAGGTCAGTGAGTTGATACCACCGGAAGTTGTGCAGTAGCATTTGGCTTAGCACTTCTCAAACGATAGACATAAAAATAGCGAACCGTCTTCCCTCCTCTTTTTTGATTGATCACAACAGGCGAATCTATATTATCAAAATAAGCCCCCATCGTTTTATTTACATCTACAGGCAAATTAGAAGGCAATATGTAATACGCATCTCCTCCCTGCTGTAAGGCTTGTCGCTCCTGATTCAACCAAACAAATTTGTGAAGATCTTGTAATTCACCCACGCCCAATAAATTAATACCAGTAGTGCGTGCTGTATAAAATTCAAGGTGCCCGCCCGGAAACCACTTATTCACGACTAATGGATCTGAAGCTTTCATCGTACCTGCTACAATATCTGCTTTACGCAGTGAATCAAAAGAAGTACTAAAGTCTTTCCATCCTGACATATCCAATGTTGGACAATACTCACCATAATTCTCTTTTTGCTGACTGCCGAAATTGATAGGAGAAAAACGTATCAGCACAGTTCCAGTAATTAAAAATATCAACACAAGTCCTAAAGATGCTTGCAATATGATCGGCACATTTCTAGTCGTTCTTTTTTCCAGATACATAGCCGCTACAAAATACAAGGGGATATAAGCAGGTCCTGCCCAGTGTGGTAATGTGGGATTGAACAATGCTACTGTCCAAAAAATGAGTATCATAGGAATACTCATCCATCCCAACCAAAGTCTGATCCTTTTTCTTGCAAAACGAATTCGATTTGTAATAGCAGCAAATAAGCCGATCAGTATTAGGATAAATAAAAATGGATGTTGATACAAAGCTTCTCCAACTATTTCTTGTCCTAACATATCCCAACGAAGGGAGGTATTACTTACTCTTTCTGAATGAAAACGATAGGTGATGAAATCATTTTGGTAATTCCAATAAAAGATGGGGAAAATACAAATGAGCGTGATGAGAACGCCTAGGTACAATCTCCAGTTTGTGAGCCATTGAATCCGACTAAACAATAAAAAAGCACCAAAACCTGCCCACAAATACAAACCATGAATTTTACTCAATGCAGCCAATCCGATCATTAAACCTAGCAATAGCCATATACTTAGATTTTCTTCTTCACGCTTGAGAAGTAAATGAGCCATGATATACAAAGACGCTGACCAGAAAAGCATCTGAGGAGAATCCGGAAGGATAAAAAGACCTGCGATAAAGCCTGTGTAAATAGACAAGGTATAGATCCAGGCTGCCAACCAACCTAGTCGTTCACTATCCAATAATTTTCCCAACTTGAAAATGATCCATGTAGCAAAGCCTGAGCAGATGATCGCACCGGAACGTATGGTAACTTCATTCACCCATGATAGATTGAATGTGGTTAACCTGATCAACCAGCCGACCATTGGCGGATGATCAAAATGATTCCAGTCAGACTGTATTGCATAAGTCCAATAATATACTTCATCATTACCCAGCTCCAAAAAAGCCGCAGCCAACAGCTTTATGATGGTGCTGATGATGATCAGCCAAAAAACCTTTCTGCTATATTGTTGATACATGATGTCGCTGAAAATACAAAGACCGTACCAGTCCTATCAGGATCATTGACTCATTAGCCAACGAATGGCCAATTCATATCCTTTCAAACCCAATCCAATGATACTACCTGCGGCTTTGCCTGAAACATGGGATAACTTTCTGAATTCCTCACGTGCATGTACATTACTGATATGCACCTCCACTACTGGTGCTTTCACTGCTGCAATAGCATCACCTATGGCAACAGAAGTATGGGTGTATCCGCCCGGGTTTAGAACGATACCATCAGCATTAAAACCAAATTGTTGAATGGCATCAATAAGTTCGCCTTCAATATTGCTCTGAACATAATGGAATTCAACTGCAGGGAATTGATGTTTGAGTTCTTTGTAAAAGTCTTCGAAACTTTGAGTCCCGTAAACAGATGTTTCACGCTGACCCAAGAGGTTCAAATTCGGACCATTGATGATGGCGATCTTCATGTACCGAAGTTAATAAAAAATGGTCACAGATGTATGTAACACACTGTGACCATAATCTTATACAGTTAGGCTGCTTATTAATTCATTCTTTCTTTGATCATAGAGATAAAATCATCAAACAGATAACGGCTATCATGTGGACCAGGTGTACTTTCCGGGTGATATTGTACGCTGAATGCTGGTTTATTCTTCAATCTGATACCTTCAATAGATTGATCATTGAGATTTATATGTGTGATTTCAACCTCAGCATGATTTCTTACTGCATCAGGATCAACACCAAAACCATGATTTTGGGTTGTAATCTCACATTGACCGGTGATGATGTTCTTCACAGGATGATTCAATCCACGATGACCATGGTGCATTTTAAAAGTTGGTATCCCATTGGCCAGCGCAAGTAACTGATGCCCTAAGCAGATACCAAATACGGGTTTATCTTCTTGTAAGAGGCTTTTTACTGTATCCACTGCGTAATCCATCGCGGCAGGATCGCCAGGGCCATTAGAAATGAAATATCCGTTGGGATTGAATTCTTTCAATCTACTCACAGGTGTTTTTGCAGGATGCACACGCACATGCGCTCCACGATCAACCAAACACTGGAGGATATGACGTTTGATACCAAAATCCAATACCGCCACTTTCAATGGTGAATTAGCATCCCCCATTTCATATTCTTCTTTCGTACTCACGGTACTAGCCAATTCTAATCCATCCATATCGGGAACATCAGCCAGCATTTTTTTCAAAGCGTCTACATCGAGGATCTCTGAAGAAATGATACAGTTCATCGCCCCTTTCGCACGGATATGTGTCACCAGAGCACGGGTATCTACATTATCGATCGCTACGATCTGATTGGCTTTCAGGTAATCATTCAGATTACCATTGGCTTGTATACGGCTGTATTGTTCTTCAAGGTTGCGTGAGATCAACCCATGGATCTTAACACTATCACTTTCCACATCAGAATCCTTTACGCCATAATTACCCACATGAACGCTATTCATGATCACGATCTGACTGGTATAACTTGGGTCTGTGAACACTTCCTGGTAGCCGGTCATTCCGGTATTAAAACAGATCTCTCCCGTTGCAGTACCGACTTTACCGAAAGCATGTCCGTAAAAAACATGGCCATCGGCCAGTACTAGAATTGCGGGTTGTTTGGTTTGGGGCATGGTTGTTTGCTGTTTAACGATGCAAAAAAAAGGTTTGTTGATTAAAACTGGTACAAGAAGTTTCTCACATCAGTTCGGAGCCGTTTGGAATCAGGTCAGACATAAAAAAAGCAAGACGGTTAAGTCTTGCTTTTTGATATAAAAAACATCTTTCCAATTATTCAGCTGTTTTTTCGGTTGATTCTTCAGTAGCAGGTGTTTCAGCAACTGGAGCTTCAGCAGCAGGAGCAGCTTCAGCTTTCTTAGTTGCACGGCTACGACGAGTTTTCTTAGCAGGTTCAGCAGCTTGCGCAGCACCCTTACCGTAGATCTCATTGAAGTCTACCAGTTCGATCATCGCTTTCTCAGCGTTATCGCCCGGACGAATACCTAACTTCAGAATACGAGTATAACCACCTGGACGGCCAGCTACTTTCGGACCTACTACTGTGAACAGTTCTTTCACAGCGCTTTTGTCTTGCAGATAGCTGAATACCACTCTATGCTGATGCATGATGGTTTCTTTGTTATCAGACTTTTTGGTTTTGGTGATCAGAGGCTCAACGTAGGTTCTCAGTGCTTTAGCTTTAGCCAAAGTAGTAACGATACGTTTGTGTGTGATCAATTGACTAGCAAGGTTTGCCAGCAATGCTTCCCTGTGTGCTTTCTTACGACCCAGGTTGTTGATTTTGTCTCCGTGACGCATGACTTGTTGTTTTTATACCCTGCACCGTGTCAGGAATTGCAGAGTGTGAGTAATAGCTTTCGGCTACAAGCTTCAAGCTGCAAGGAAATTACTTGTGGCTTGAAGCTTATAGCTTACAGCTTAATTGTCTAAGTTATCCAAACCTAATTTATTCAGATCCATTCCGAAGCTCAGACCGCGCTCAGTTAATACCTGCTCAATTTCAGAGAGGGATTTCTGACCGAAGTTTCTGAATTTCATCAGGTCTTCTTGTTCGTATTGAACCAATTCGCTCAAGCTGTTGATCTTAGCGGCTTTCAAACAGTTGAAAGCACGTACAGAAAGATCCAGATCTTCAAGCGGAGTCTTCAATACTTTACGCAGTTGTAATACATGCTCATCTACCACATCTTCTTTCTTATCTTCTTTGTTATCGAAAGTGATGTTTTCATCGGTAATGATCATCAGATGCTGGATCAGGATACGAGAAGCCTGTTTTACAGCATCTTCCGGATGAATGGTACCATCGGTAGCAACTTCCAGGATCAGTTTTTCGTAATCGGTACGCTGCTCCACACGATAGTTCTCAATACCGTATTTAACGTTCTTGATCGGTGTATGGATAGAGTCGATAGCAATATATCCGAAAGGAGCATCTTTAACTTTATTCTCTTCAGCAGGAATATAACCACGACCACGAGAGATCGTCAGTTCGATATCCATTTTAGCAGAAGAATCCATGGTGCAAATCACTAATTCAGGATTCATCACCTGGAAATGTTGAGAAACCTCACCCAGCATACCGGCAGTAAACTCTGTACGGTTCTTGATAGAGAGGCTAATTCTTTCATTGGCTACATCATGCTCAACATGCTTTTTAAAACGTACCTGCTTCAGGTTCAGGATGATTTCAGTAACATCTTCTGTTACACCTTTCATGGTAGCAAATTCGTGGTCTACACCTTCGATCTTGATACCTACGATCGCATATCCTTCCAAAGAGCTCAATAATACACGGCGAAGTGCATTACCAATGGTCAGACCGTAGCCTGGCTCTAATGGACGAAATTCAAATTGACCTTCAAAATCAGTTGCTTTTTGTAAAACGATTTTGTCTGGTTTCTGGAAGCTTAATATGGCCATATTAAAACTTGATTTTTTACTTGATGGTGGCGGAACCCATTATTGGTTTCCGAATATTGATAAGTCAGTAGTGAGTAATGAGTAGCGAGTAAAACACTCACCACTCAATACTACCTACTTACTATTTAGAATACAATTCTACGATCAGTTGCTCCTTGATGTTCTCAGGAACATTCTCACGCTCAGGATAGGTAATGAAAGTACCTTTCTTCTCTGCTTCGTTCCAGTCTAACCAGCTGAACTTAGGATTTTTACCACGAGTCTTGCTCACAATTGATGAATTGTCTGCACTCTTTGGCTTATACGCAATGATATCGCCCGGCTTACACTGGTAAGAAGGAACGTTCATTACTTCACCATTCACAGTGATATGCTTATGATTCACCAACTGACGTGCTTCAGGACGGCTAGCTGTTAAACCTAAACGGAAAACTGTATTATCCAAACGAGCTTCCAGGAGTTTGATGAGGTTTTCACCGGTAACACCTTTCAGACGAGCAGCTTCTTCAAAAGTCTTACGGAACTGACGCTCCAATACACCGTAAGTGTATTTTGCCTTTTGTTTTTCTCTCAGCTGTAATGCATATTCACCTAAGCTTTTACGCTTACGTGCTGCACCATGCTGACCCGGAGGGTTGCTGTTTTTACCTAACCACTTCGCATTACCGAGGATCGGCTCACCGAAGATTCTTGAAATTTTGGTCTTTGGACCTGTGTAACGTGCCATTGTTTTTTGTTTTTCGATTTTTTAATGACGATCCGGTATCCTAAAAATCTAAAATCAATACCGAACCCTATATAAGTTTGATGTGATGATCTTTGATTTTTTGATTGAATGGAATCAAATCAAAACATCAATAGATCAAAAATTCAAAGATTAAACTCTTCTCTGCTTAGGAGGTCTGCAACCATTGTGTGGCAATGGAGTTACGTCTTTAATAGAAGTAACTTCGATACCAGACTGAGAAATAGAGCGAATAGCTCCTTCACGACCGGCACCAGGACCTTTAACGAATACGTCAACACGCTTCAGACCAGCTTCCAATGCTACTTTTGCAGCATCAGCCGCAGCCATTTGAGCTGCATATGGAGTGTTCTTTTTAGAACCTTTGAAGCCCATTTTACCAGCACTGCTCCAACTGATCACCTGTCCGGTTTTGTTGGTGAAACTGATGATGATGTTGTTGAATGTTGCTGAGATGCGAACTTCACCTGCCGCATCAACTTTTACAACTCTTTTCTTGGCAGCAGCTTTTGCACTGTTCTGCGCTTTTTGTGGTTTTGCCATGTTCTTTTTTTGAGGTAATCGTCCCGATCAGATCGGGATTGTTATTTAATGAAAATTCCGCCTGAAGCGGAAACCGGTACACTCTCCTCCCCCAAGGGTATCGGGGTTATCCAAGCTGCATCGGATTTTTATAATGAAAGTCTGCCGAAGGGAAATCCATCCGGCAGACTCATCAATTATTTCTTAGGTGCTTTCTTCTTACCAGCAACTGTCTTACGCTTACCTTTTCTGGTACGGCTGTTGGTTTTAGTACGCTGACCACGAACAGGCAATCCTTTACGATGACGCAATCCACGGTAACAAGCGATATCCAATAAACGCTTGATGTTCATAGACACTTCACTACGCAAAGCACCTTCAACCTTGAACTCATTGTTAATGATGTTACGGATGGCAGTTTGCTCATCATCATTCCATTCATTCACTTTCTTATCAAAGTCAATACCTGCTTTGGTTAAGATATACTGAGCGGTTGAACGACCAATACCGAATATATAGGTCAGACCAATTTCGCCTCTTTTGTTCTTTGGTAAGTCAATACCGGCAATACGAGCCATATTCTGATTTTAATTTTAAACTTAGTTACTGATTCGTCAACTGTGAACAGTCAACAAATGTCAATTATCCCTGACGTTGCTTGTAACGGGGATTTTTCTTGTTGATCACGTACAATTTGCCTTTCCTCTTCACGATCTTGCAATCTGCACTACGCTTTTTGATCGAAGCTCTGACTTTCATTGCTTTATTATTTATCGCTTTACTGCTTCCGGCTTTCAGCAAGTGCCGTCAGCTTTCTGCAAATGATTTACTTATACCTGAAAATGATCCTTCCCCTGCTCAAATCGTATGGA
Above is a genomic segment from Sediminibacterium sp. KACHI17 containing:
- a CDS encoding translocation/assembly module TamB domain-containing protein; this translates as MATNRISKSLGTEVSIKHISIGILNRLNLEGLMVRDRSKDTLIYAGALKVRITDWFILKDKAVLRYAGLEDAVIKINRKDSVWNYQYIIDHFSSPTPSTKKKGGLALDLKKIDLRNLRFTKNDQWVGEKMSVQLASLIIDANRVDLNKSIFIIDDIKLHKPLFAIQSLPALRPDSLRKKNKANVDTGMYFNAGDIQIKTKQLRIIDGKLFIDGNSNTPSNNFDGSHIQLSKLNGTFKNLSFIKDTIRADIDLSVKDRSGFELQKLKTKFRFTPQIMELASLDLRTNKSRIGNYYAMKYTDFNKDFGEYIDKVVMEARFREAKISSDDIAYFAPELKNLKRNIDLSGNYLGTVADFTATNLYCRIGNNTNLSGTLSMKGLPDINTTQISLTKSVVSTNYNDLLSFIPALKDIRDPNLAELGNIIYRGNFNGTIQNFVTSGVFSTALGGLTTDISLKLPSKGEPSYKGKIETARFNIGKFLNTNTLGLVNFKGSIEGSSFNIDLLKTTLNGTIDSLQFNGYTYSNIVTNGTFQKKSFAGELEIDDPNLNFTNSVVIDLSKDVPSFNIVGDLVQSNLKALNFVKENIEITGLLDANFTGTNIDNFKGTAKFLNASIKDETNKISFDSLNLSSIQNDSIKILSVGSNELKATISGQFSILELPASIQSFLHHYYPVYIAEPKVIPQNQRFDIKINTNYIEPYLQIFTKGISGFNDASLTGSIDTRNSDLKISANIPYGRFDKYGFNGIQLEGRGNLDTISLNGNITTITINDSLNFPNTNLSVVAKNDHSLISIKTSADNTLNEASLNADVVTLEDGARIQFLPSSFVLNTKKWNLEREGELILRKNFIKATDVKFTQGFQEIQVETEEEDGGNTNNLVVRLKNVVLGDLTTPFMKDPRLEGITSGEITMRDFFGQFNAEAILKAEQFRFNDDSIGLVNIKSGYNSKTGLIPFDIQSANKGFDFSAKGSYNLKDSIQQPLYTDIDLRDTRIHLLNQFLTGLFSDLKGQAKGKLSISGDPKNPTLLGKVKLYNAGLKVDYTQVYYTIDSANINFEEDGIDFGQFTIKDQYKNTGTVKGKLYERGFKDMAFDFDLSTNKLLLIDTKLEDNQQFYGKAIGRVSTFSLKGPESNARMTLVAESTDSSHIYIPNSVTRESGSADFIVFKEYGTEMVNTKNKSGFNLTVDLDLTATNKTEIDVILDDLTGDVIKATGNGRLKIRAGTTEPLSIRGRYNIEKGNYDFNFQSFIRKPFELMPDAGNYIEWTGDPFKADIRIDAQYTAERIALYDLVSNLNLSGAVQGYRGEVYVIAELRDKLTAPKIRFRLDFPQGSPIKSDNELSQYLNRLQNDENEILKQVSFLIVFNTFAPPSVGNGGGNAANNSLTTIGANTLSQILTKEINKMFSNFLYKLTGDKSLRFDLGTSWYSNNEITSSVAGGTLNNNTIDRSRVNFKLGKSFFQDKMIVTFGGDLDFNVSNSAAIKNGNFQWLPDLNVEFILSKDRKLRAILFNKNSLDISNTGAGGIGRRNRFGASISYRKDFDKLFATKPDDIVFKSAKDTTQKNPSGGQ
- the rpsK gene encoding 30S ribosomal protein S11, yielding MAKPQKAQNSAKAAAKKRVVKVDAAGEVRISATFNNIIISFTNKTGQVISWSSAGKMGFKGSKKNTPYAAQMAAADAAKVALEAGLKRVDVFVKGPGAGREGAIRSISQSGIEVTSIKDVTPLPHNGCRPPKQRRV
- the rpsD gene encoding 30S ribosomal protein S4; its protein translation is MARYTGPKTKISRIFGEPILGNAKWLGKNSNPPGQHGAARKRKSLGEYALQLREKQKAKYTYGVLERQFRKTFEEAARLKGVTGENLIKLLEARLDNTVFRLGLTASRPEARQLVNHKHITVNGEVMNVPSYQCKPGDIIAYKPKSADNSSIVSKTRGKNPKFSWLDWNEAEKKGTFITYPERENVPENIKEQLIVELYSK
- the ykgO gene encoding type B 50S ribosomal protein L36, with the protein product MKVRASIKKRSADCKIVKRKGKLYVINKKNPRYKQRQG
- the carA gene encoding glutamine-hydrolyzing carbamoyl-phosphate synthase small subunit → MPQTKQPAILVLADGHVFYGHAFGKVGTATGEICFNTGMTGYQEVFTDPSYTSQIVIMNSVHVGNYGVKDSDVESDSVKIHGLISRNLEEQYSRIQANGNLNDYLKANQIVAIDNVDTRALVTHIRAKGAMNCIISSEILDVDALKKMLADVPDMDGLELASTVSTKEEYEMGDANSPLKVAVLDFGIKRHILQCLVDRGAHVRVHPAKTPVSRLKEFNPNGYFISNGPGDPAAMDYAVDTVKSLLQEDKPVFGICLGHQLLALANGIPTFKMHHGHRGLNHPVKNIITGQCEITTQNHGFGVDPDAVRNHAEVEITHINLNDQSIEGIRLKNKPAFSVQYHPESTPGPHDSRYLFDDFISMIKERMN
- the rpsM gene encoding 30S ribosomal protein S13, which codes for MARIAGIDLPKNKRGEIGLTYIFGIGRSTAQYILTKAGIDFDKKVNEWNDDEQTAIRNIINNEFKVEGALRSEVSMNIKRLLDIACYRGLRHRKGLPVRGQRTKTNSRTRKGKRKTVAGKKKAPKK
- a CDS encoding glycosyltransferase family 39 protein, which encodes MYQQYSRKVFWLIIISTIIKLLAAAFLELGNDEVYYWTYAIQSDWNHFDHPPMVGWLIRLTTFNLSWVNEVTIRSGAIICSGFATWIIFKLGKLLDSERLGWLAAWIYTLSIYTGFIAGLFILPDSPQMLFWSASLYIMAHLLLKREEENLSIWLLLGLMIGLAALSKIHGLYLWAGFGAFLLFSRIQWLTNWRLYLGVLITLICIFPIFYWNYQNDFITYRFHSERVSNTSLRWDMLGQEIVGEALYQHPFLFILILIGLFAAITNRIRFARKRIRLWLGWMSIPMILIFWTVALFNPTLPHWAGPAYIPLYFVAAMYLEKRTTRNVPIILQASLGLVLIFLITGTVLIRFSPINFGSQQKENYGEYCPTLDMSGWKDFSTSFDSLRKADIVAGTMKASDPLVVNKWFPGGHLEFYTARTTGINLLGVGELQDLHKFVWLNQERQALQQGGDAYYILPSNLPVDVNKTMGAYFDNIDSPVVINQKRGGKTVRYFYVYRLRSAKPNATAQLPVVSTH
- a CDS encoding DNA-directed RNA polymerase subunit alpha, with the protein product MAILSFQKPDKIVLQKATDFEGQFEFRPLEPGYGLTIGNALRRVLLSSLEGYAIVGIKIEGVDHEFATMKGVTEDVTEIILNLKQVRFKKHVEHDVANERISLSIKNRTEFTAGMLGEVSQHFQVMNPELVICTMDSSAKMDIELTISRGRGYIPAEENKVKDAPFGYIAIDSIHTPIKNVKYGIENYRVEQRTDYEKLILEVATDGTIHPEDAVKQASRILIQHLMIITDENITFDNKEDKKEDVVDEHVLQLRKVLKTPLEDLDLSVRAFNCLKAAKINSLSELVQYEQEDLMKFRNFGQKSLSEIEQVLTERGLSFGMDLNKLGLDNLDN
- the rplQ gene encoding 50S ribosomal protein L17 gives rise to the protein MRHGDKINNLGRKKAHREALLANLASQLITHKRIVTTLAKAKALRTYVEPLITKTKKSDNKETIMHQHRVVFSYLQDKSAVKELFTVVGPKVAGRPGGYTRILKLGIRPGDNAEKAMIELVDFNEIYGKGAAQAAEPAKKTRRSRATKKAEAAPAAEAPVAETPATEESTEKTAE
- the aroQ gene encoding type II 3-dehydroquinate dehydratase; protein product: MKIAIINGPNLNLLGQRETSVYGTQSFEDFYKELKHQFPAVEFHYVQSNIEGELIDAIQQFGFNADGIVLNPGGYTHTSVAIGDAIAAVKAPVVEVHISNVHAREEFRKLSHVSGKAAGSIIGLGLKGYELAIRWLMSQ